The following is a genomic window from Homalodisca vitripennis isolate AUS2020 chromosome 5, UT_GWSS_2.1, whole genome shotgun sequence.
gtaattaaatcagtatgaatttttaaacaaataaaaagtttcaacgaccatgatatccattattcgctaacctggaggaaacctccgtgagcgcctgatggtgtttctaattttaagcgcctgatggagggttaaataGGAACCccattataaagttattaaaaaagaagaatggcccaaactagaggtctctaaagttactctatcaaatttagTGGCTTATTAAAGTTTTggattgtttatatttgtattttttattgtactgtatattatatctgtatatattttaaaataaaacagggAATTGGTAATGTACACCAAGTTTAATTTGTACAAACAATATTCCCAAAACTCAGCAAAAGATGAAACCACATAGGTTGGAAGAAAATGCTCTGTATCAAAACAGTGTTTTAAAGTGCACTACTAAACTCAATcccttaaaaagtttaaaacaaatttaaattttgtagtaaGTTTTTCTGATCATAAAATAGAAAAGTcaggaaaagtaattttaatccttttattAGCAAATCCTGGAATAAGGCATTGCAATAACAGCACACTCTGCCAGATAATACATTGCAGCAGAAATTCATATGAGGGAAAAATCCATATTAGTAAAATGAATACATACTTTCATTTTATTCAGTCGTTTAGAAGCAATcagtaaatttaacattcaaaagaATTGTGTTGATAGTTAATATTCAATTGGAAATGTAAACTTGTTGCAGAGCATCAGTGATAGTAGCTTGGGGTGAGTCAGGGGCGGCGGGGCAGGTATCGGGTGGGGAGGTGGTGGACTCGCCAGCCTGCCCACCACCTGCAGTGGTGGACACACTGGGAGCTGGTGACACGTTCCTAGCTGCCACCATCGTCTGTCTGTCCCAAGGCTACGACCTGCGTCAGAGCATAGCGGCAGGCTGTCGGGTCGCTGGAGCGAAAGTGGGGGCCAGTGGCTTCTCAGCGGTCCACCCACAACTCATACAGCTGCCAATGAACTCTTGATCACATGTGTGTTGAGGAGTAGGGAATAATTTGGTGCTCATAGAACGAAACTGTgatgttttcaatataaatatgcGAACAAAAATCTCAAACAAAAGGTATAAATTCcttctgatataaaataataagaggaAGAGaattactattagaaaataagcATTACAGTGAACCCTGTGATAACACTTATACATGTTGAGGAAACTTGAAGATAATATAAGCAGGAGTACATTACTCACTGTATATTATGCTCCGATCCAAAGTTTGCTGGTTTATTGTATCGTTTTCTGGGGTTCAAGTTCTTGTccataaatgtttgttttacaaaagctattaaaatatttatggtgaaaaaaatcaaacatcTTGCCAACCATTGTTTGTTCAGCCTAGTGTTTTACTGCCTTTGTctttttatgttcataaaaatgcTGACCAATTTAGAATCAATGCTGATTTTCACTGTTACAATACGAGATATAAAAAGTCATtgagaataaaacaatataattatacaagCTCACAAAAACATTGGATGTATATCGCAACTAAACATTATAATTCAGTGCCTATTGATATTAAATTGTTATCagagggaaaattttaaaataagatcaaAACCGTTTatacaaattagatgatttttatgatatttctTGGGAACTGTATAGatctatttagtttgttttaaaaacttttacttatcAAATGTATGTGGTAATTGTAAGATTTAGTTCTAAGTATCTAATTGACAATTGTCCATGCATTGTAACAATgtttaatatgacaataaaattctgattctgattatttgtttttgtaacttcaatagttataaattttaatatatacacatCAGTAATTGTGGGCATTCAGTCTGGCTCAATTTAAATCAAAAGTAACTGTCCTAAAAGTAAAGAATCGCATTTGATTCCCAATGTTTCAGAAGAAAAAGCGAACTTGACAGTTATTATGGACTCATCAGGCAGTTTGGGAATTCATTCCAATAGTCATTTAGTTCTAAACTGTGTGAgatcatatttttactttaaaaaatatatttagttggtcctttattaatttaagaatctGCTTTAAATGATGCAGCTTCTTTAAACATGCCAGATCATCTAATGTGATCTGACGTTGGGAAAGAACCGATCAGAAATGGCCCGtgccatcagtgcaggctttgGTTTGGTGCTaccccgcacttctggcgaaatatccctcaagatagtacctaaatcAAGCTCAGATCACTTGAGTGCTcgtaaaagttaattttgactttttatatttatagaacatatgtatgtatttacctacttaaattgcataataacatgtagtagatagagacagagtttaataccaaagtaccgCTTTTTCTTCTTGGATggattagataaaaaataatagaaattgtatATTCAAGAACTTTTAACACTACTCTACCAATGGATGAATATCAcggaaaatgtttaatacaaaactGAATGTTCTGATTTCCAGTATCCAACAATTTAGTTTCTcggtcataaagtaaataatccttctaatttttaaagttttcataaaacaatacaTTGGAGTCAAAAGTACTGTATTTTAAAGTGTAGTACTCTAGATAAATGAATGATTTGCCAATATTATGTAAGTATTGAATCGTTCAGTTATCAATGAAAGGTTATCTGAGTTTGGCCAGTAGTAGACTCAActgtaatattttcattcatttacaTAACTTTATCCAAATTCAAAATCTGTGTTCGCACATCTCatgtaataagtaattaataattacatcaGGTACACAATAGATGAGACAAtaagactaccacttcacctatttataggtgtctctgatgtcaaaactatgtaaatgtttcgttttgagcttcttcgtcgactttctttggatctcttcagacgaacatgactccagattccaggagtcaagtctgagacagtgtcagataccagacgctgtaataaaaggaaggtgaactggagctaaactcaaaattcaatttaggATTATCAATAAGActgtgaataataattaaaatgtatataaatttattaaatgactATTCGGCTAGGTAACATTGCAAACGATAcacaatacaaaatgtacattaCATATTATGACACACAATTTATCTTATTTGCCTATCTATTGGTAAATTACTCTACAAAACGTTTAACTGGCTAAGCTTACATCTATAAAATCTGTGAGTTTTGTGAAATCGGTTTCTTTTGATTTCACACGATTTCTTTCTGTGCACACAACAATAAAGCTAGCGTTGGCCTCACAACGAAAAACTTATTGTTGGCCAAATTCGTGTTGTGTGAACGAATCACAAGTTTTGATTGTGTAGCTTAATtgattattgaaaattaacataagATAAATCATTGTAATTACTTATTTTTGGCTATTTTGTCATTCAGATAACTCAAGGAACTTCATGTCTTAGGTATAACAAAAGGTATCAGAGAGAATAGTGGGATTAACacaatgtataaaaattgttcGAAATTCATCAtgcatactataaaaattaaacacaaatatcctaaataaaaattatattaatcattaattcTACGTTTTCTATTATGTATAATAACTATAggccttttttaaataaaaaaacgaaattaCTGTGTAAAGGTGTATGATCTTAAGTctgattaaaactggaaatgtATTCAGGCCAGGAAGCAGTGTTGCCAAATTGAGCATTGTCACTCAGTGCTTTatgtaagaagtttttttttatttttctacatgtTTCTCAGTATGAATTGGTCATACCAATCAGTGACATTCATCTACAGTAGTAGCTTTTGTTCACTGTGCAACaatataaacagaacatttacattttgtaagGAAGAGTAGTTAGCTCTGGTAT
Proteins encoded in this region:
- the LOC124363167 gene encoding ketohexokinase-like, which codes for MNSKNCCLWLMFVFVGKDFASFQGCKNKYDAVARNIALVKPKASVIVAWGESGAAGQVSGGEVVDSPACPPPAVVDTLGAGDTFLAATIVCLSQGYDLRQSIAAGCRVAGAKVGASGFSAVHPQLIQLPMNS